One genomic segment of Candidatus Cloacimonas sp. includes these proteins:
- the dtd gene encoding D-aminoacyl-tRNA deacylase, producing the protein MRITLQRVSKAICYVDNKITGQIETGLLIFVGFCASDTFQILPLAVRKCLELRIFEGENGKFDKNIADVQGSVLVISQFTLYADCKRGRRPDFSQAATPPKAKELYDEFVALLKESDLNVQTGIFGAKMQVELINEGPVTINLEL; encoded by the coding sequence ATGCGCATTACTTTACAAAGAGTTAGCAAGGCAATTTGCTATGTGGACAATAAAATAACCGGCCAAATTGAAACCGGACTGCTAATATTTGTTGGTTTCTGCGCTTCCGACACTTTTCAGATTTTACCTTTGGCTGTGCGTAAATGCTTGGAACTGCGTATATTTGAAGGTGAAAACGGCAAATTTGATAAAAATATTGCAGATGTTCAGGGCTCGGTTTTGGTGATTTCTCAATTTACCCTGTATGCCGATTGTAAAAGAGGACGCAGACCAGATTTTAGCCAAGCCGCCACACCCCCAAAAGCAAAAGAACTTTATGATGAATTCGTGGCTTTGTTGAAAGAATCAGACCTGAATGTTCAAACTGGTATTTTTGGGGCTAAAATGCAAGTGGAATTAATCAATGAGGGCCCAGTTACAATCAACCTGGAATTGTAA
- the ltrA gene encoding group II intron reverse transcriptase/maturase gives MEEQRTSVPEKAKQVREIPAHWGWVEPLVWTYKMLAALERGVKGGKWFSLIDKVWYLPNLESAWKKVAANRGSAGIDNVSIKHYRRHAAERLNRTSELLKQDKYQPAGVKRVWIDKAGSKDKRPLGIPTVTDRIVQTALRNVIEPIFEVEFCQYSYGFRPNRSCKDALRRVDGLLKDNYRYVVDADIKGYFDNIPQDKLMKIVEEKIADSRILALLYQYLKQKVIDTAASWTPEAGTPQGAVICPLLANIYLNPLDWLMLLQGFEMTRYADDFVVMCKTEKEAEAALETIRTWTTEAGLTLHPTKTKIVDTETDIFEFLGYKFKKRMKFPTDKSIQKFRDNIRKHTKRCNAHSLQTIIDRITPIQRGWFEYFKHAHKNTFPDQDGWTRRRLRSILKKHEKRKGIATAGNDNLRYPNSIFDKHGFFSMVRAHAELCQPL, from the coding sequence ATGGAAGAACAACGAACGTCAGTGCCTGAAAAGGCTAAGCAAGTACGAGAAATCCCAGCCCATTGGGGATGGGTGGAACCATTGGTATGGACTTACAAAATGCTGGCAGCCCTCGAAAGAGGAGTCAAAGGTGGAAAGTGGTTCAGTCTGATCGACAAGGTATGGTATCTGCCCAACCTCGAATCAGCCTGGAAGAAGGTGGCAGCCAATCGTGGAAGTGCTGGTATCGATAATGTAAGTATCAAGCACTATCGCAGGCATGCTGCAGAACGTCTTAATCGAACCTCCGAACTGCTGAAGCAGGACAAATATCAACCAGCAGGCGTCAAGCGTGTATGGATTGATAAAGCAGGCAGTAAGGATAAACGTCCTCTGGGAATACCGACGGTTACCGACAGAATAGTACAAACAGCACTACGCAACGTCATTGAGCCAATCTTTGAGGTGGAATTCTGCCAATACAGCTATGGCTTTCGTCCCAACAGATCATGTAAGGATGCCCTCAGAAGAGTCGATGGACTACTGAAAGACAACTACAGGTATGTGGTCGATGCCGATATCAAGGGATACTTTGATAATATCCCTCAAGATAAGCTGATGAAGATTGTGGAAGAAAAGATAGCTGACAGCCGAATCCTGGCTCTGCTATACCAATATCTCAAACAAAAGGTAATCGACACTGCGGCAAGCTGGACGCCGGAAGCAGGTACTCCGCAAGGAGCGGTAATCTGTCCCTTATTGGCAAACATTTATCTCAATCCGCTGGACTGGCTGATGTTGCTGCAAGGGTTTGAAATGACCAGATATGCGGACGACTTTGTGGTTATGTGCAAAACAGAGAAAGAGGCAGAAGCGGCTTTGGAAACGATCCGAACCTGGACAACGGAAGCGGGGCTCACCCTGCACCCAACCAAGACCAAGATCGTAGATACCGAGACAGACATCTTTGAGTTTCTGGGCTACAAGTTCAAGAAAAGGATGAAATTCCCTACAGACAAGAGTATCCAGAAGTTCAGAGACAATATCAGAAAACATACCAAGCGCTGCAATGCCCACAGCCTCCAAACCATCATCGACAGGATAACACCTATCCAACGGGGATGGTTTGAATACTTCAAGCACGCCCACAAGAATACCTTCCCAGATCAAGACGGATGGACAAGACGCAGACTGCGCAGCATTCTCAAGAAACACGAGAAACGCAAAGGAATTGCCACCGCAGGCAACGACAACCTCAGATATCCCAATTCCATCTTCGATAAACATGGGTTTTTCTCAATGGTCAGAGCCCATGCAGAATTATGCCAGCCTCTTTAA